A part of Gammaproteobacteria bacterium genomic DNA contains:
- the pgi gene encoding glucose-6-phosphate isomerase, with product MTNQSAVCWDALRAHRDGAGDACIRDLFDADPARFDNYSLECCDLFLDYSKNRVTGETLRLLFDLLRAARFDEWRARLLSGGEVNATEQRPALHTALRRPLDAPLTVAGCDVMREVADVRSRMREISDALRCGEWRGAGGAAVCDVVSIGIGGSHLGPLMAARAFAEAPPGGTPPHNAPPNGAPRVHFVSAAGELERLLPSLDPARTLFIVVSKSFTTPETLHSARRAADWLGGVARGQFIAVSANAGEVRRFGIAPEHHLPLPQWVGGRYSLCAAAGLPFAIHAGMDAFDEMLAGAHCMDRHFEQAPPEANAPVILALLDVWYVNFHGAQSRAVLPYDDELALLPAYLQQLEMESNGKSVDRQGRALARDSAPVVWGGNALEGQHAFYQLLHQGTRLVPADFIISARPAAADAWPCANFLAQSHLLMHGVEASEPWRRHAGDRPVNALMLRRLTPRTLGALIALYEHKVFTQSVVWNINPFDQSGVEAGKTLARGIHRALQSGADVGGDASTRGLARRYREWGG from the coding sequence ATGACCAATCAATCAGCGGTTTGCTGGGATGCGTTGCGCGCGCACCGCGACGGCGCGGGCGATGCGTGCATCCGCGATTTGTTCGACGCCGACCCGGCGCGTTTTGACAACTACTCGCTGGAATGCTGCGATCTGTTCCTGGACTACTCCAAAAACCGGGTCACCGGCGAGACGCTGCGCCTGCTGTTTGATTTGTTGCGCGCCGCCCGCTTTGACGAGTGGCGGGCGCGGTTGCTGTCGGGCGGCGAGGTCAATGCCACCGAGCAGCGTCCGGCGCTGCACACCGCGCTGCGGCGCCCGCTGGACGCGCCGCTGACGGTCGCCGGGTGCGATGTGATGCGCGAGGTCGCCGATGTGCGTTCGCGCATGAGAGAAATCAGCGACGCGCTGCGCTGCGGCGAGTGGCGCGGCGCGGGCGGCGCTGCGGTGTGCGATGTCGTCAGCATCGGCATCGGCGGCTCGCACCTCGGCCCGCTGATGGCGGCGCGCGCCTTCGCCGAAGCGCCGCCCGGCGGCACGCCGCCTCACAACGCACCGCCCAACGGCGCACCACGAGTGCACTTCGTGTCCGCCGCCGGCGAACTGGAACGCCTGTTGCCGTCACTCGACCCTGCGCGGACATTGTTTATCGTCGTCTCCAAGTCGTTCACGACACCCGAGACATTGCACAGCGCGCGCCGCGCCGCGGACTGGCTCGGCGGTGTTGCGCGCGGACAGTTCATTGCGGTGTCGGCCAACGCCGGCGAGGTGCGGCGTTTCGGCATCGCGCCCGAACACCACTTGCCGCTGCCGCAATGGGTCGGCGGGCGCTACTCGCTGTGCGCCGCCGCCGGCTTGCCGTTTGCAATCCACGCCGGCATGGACGCATTCGACGAGATGCTGGCCGGCGCGCACTGCATGGACCGGCATTTTGAACAGGCGCCGCCGGAGGCCAACGCGCCGGTCATTCTGGCGCTGCTCGATGTCTGGTATGTCAATTTCCACGGCGCGCAAAGCCGCGCGGTGCTGCCGTACGACGACGAACTGGCGCTGCTGCCGGCGTATTTGCAGCAACTTGAAATGGAAAGCAACGGCAAGTCGGTGGACCGCCAGGGGCGGGCGCTGGCGCGCGACAGCGCGCCGGTCGTGTGGGGCGGCAACGCGCTTGAGGGCCAGCACGCTTTTTACCAGTTGCTGCACCAGGGCACGCGCCTGGTGCCGGCGGACTTCATCATCAGCGCGCGCCCGGCGGCGGCGGATGCGTGGCCGTGCGCGAACTTTCTGGCGCAGTCGCATCTGCTGATGCACGGCGTCGAGGCGTCCGAACCGTGGCGCCGCCACGCCGGCGACCGCCCGGTCAACGCGCTGATGCTGCGCCGCCTGACGCCGCGCACATTGGGTGCGCTGATTGCGCTGTACGAGCACAAGGTGTTCACGCAAAGCGTCGTCTGGAACATCAACCCGTTCGACCAGTCCGGCGTCGAGGCCGGTAAGACGCTGGCGCGCGGCATCCACCGCGCACTGCAATCCGGCGCCGATGTCGGCGGCGACGCCTCAACGCGGGGTCTGGCGCGCCGCTACCGCGAGTGGGGCGGCTGA